A section of the Vibrio vulnificus CMCP6 genome encodes:
- a CDS encoding cation:proton antiporter family protein, which translates to MEIILITTAFVAGFLALKCNLPPLVGFLLAGFALHAFGFESNLTITTLADLGVTLLLFTIGLKLEIKTLLSKEIWAGATAHNLLSTLLFTAAFIGLKFLGISSLAEMETGHLVLLAFALSFSSTVFAVKSLQEKGEMNATYGTLAIGILIMQDIFAVVFLTASTGKLPHWYAIALFALPLLRPLFYKILDWVGHGEMLVLFGIFFALVAGAGLFELVGMKPDLGALVLGMLLAGHRKSSELAKSLFNMKELFLVCFFLNIGLSASLSLTGVSLALLILLLLPLKGLLYFLTINHFKFRVRTSLLASLTLFNYSEFGLIVGGLAYKMGWMPSDILVALAVAVSLSFILAAPLSKMGHQIYQHSGKWLQETAAEKLNQRDQLINPGNAQVLILGMGRIGTGAYDELRARYGKISLGVEVREEAAQHHREEGRNVIAGDATDPDFWERILDTANVKLVLLAMPHHQGNQTALEQLKRRNYQGQIAAIAEYTDQLEMLTNSGVHAAFNIYNEAGSGFARHVCEQLQPQFAPPSN; encoded by the coding sequence ATGGAAATAATTTTGATAACCACCGCTTTTGTGGCGGGCTTTTTAGCACTAAAGTGCAACTTACCCCCACTTGTCGGTTTTCTGCTTGCGGGTTTTGCACTGCATGCTTTTGGTTTTGAAAGTAACCTGACGATCACCACACTCGCCGATCTTGGGGTAACACTACTGCTCTTTACCATTGGTTTAAAACTGGAAATCAAAACCTTACTCTCTAAAGAGATATGGGCAGGTGCGACCGCTCATAACCTTCTGTCGACATTGCTGTTTACCGCGGCGTTTATTGGACTAAAATTTCTCGGAATTTCTTCTCTGGCAGAGATGGAAACTGGCCATCTAGTCTTGCTTGCCTTCGCACTCTCCTTCTCCAGTACCGTTTTTGCCGTGAAATCATTGCAAGAAAAAGGCGAAATGAACGCCACTTACGGCACGTTGGCGATTGGTATTTTGATCATGCAAGATATCTTCGCCGTGGTATTCCTCACCGCCTCAACCGGGAAATTGCCCCATTGGTACGCTATTGCTCTGTTCGCCTTGCCCTTGTTACGCCCTCTTTTCTACAAGATTCTTGACTGGGTTGGCCACGGGGAAATGCTGGTACTGTTCGGTATTTTCTTCGCACTTGTCGCGGGAGCAGGGTTGTTTGAACTTGTTGGTATGAAACCAGACCTTGGTGCACTCGTGCTGGGTATGTTATTAGCTGGTCACCGCAAGTCATCGGAACTCGCCAAATCCCTATTTAACATGAAGGAGCTTTTCCTCGTCTGCTTCTTCCTCAATATCGGTTTATCGGCCTCGCTCAGTTTAACTGGCGTCTCTTTGGCACTGCTCATTCTGCTCTTACTGCCACTGAAAGGTCTTCTTTACTTCCTAACCATCAATCACTTTAAGTTTCGTGTGCGCACGTCCTTGCTCGCGTCATTGACCCTTTTTAACTACAGTGAGTTTGGCCTCATTGTTGGTGGCTTAGCTTATAAAATGGGATGGATGCCGAGTGATATTTTGGTTGCCCTTGCGGTTGCGGTCTCGCTTTCTTTTATTCTTGCGGCGCCATTGAGCAAAATGGGCCACCAAATCTATCAACATTCAGGAAAGTGGCTACAAGAAACCGCCGCAGAAAAGCTCAATCAGCGTGATCAGTTGATCAACCCAGGCAACGCGCAAGTCTTGATCCTGGGCATGGGCCGTATCGGAACGGGGGCTTATGATGAACTTCGCGCTCGTTACGGCAAAATCAGCTTAGGCGTAGAAGTGAGAGAAGAAGCCGCGCAACATCATCGAGAAGAAGGTAGAAACGTTATTGCAGGAGATGCCACTGACCCTGACTTTTGGGAGCGCATTCTTGATACAGCGAATGTGAAGCTGGTTTTACTAGCCATGCCTCATCACCAAGGTAATCAAACCGCGCTTGAGCAGCTCAAACGTCGCAACTACCAAGGACAAATTGCCGCGATTGCCGAATACACTGACCAATTAGAGATGCTCACTAACAGTGGTGTACACGCTGCCTTTAATATTTATAACGAAGCGGGAAGTGGCTTTGCGCGCCATGTGTGCGAACAACTTC
- the nagC gene encoding DNA-binding transcriptional regulator NagC, with translation MNGGQIGNVDLVKQLNSAAVYRLIDQQGPISRIQVADVSQLAPASVTKITRQLLERGLIKEVAQQASTGGRRAISLTTEVKPFHSVAVRLGRDYVQFCLYDLGGAALAQDQHDFRYTNQSDLQQGLTALLKDFISRSQDKIDQLIAIGITLPGLVNPTTGVVEYMPNTDIDKLALGEIIREKFGIECFVGNDVRGMALAEHYFGASQDCQDSILVSVHRGTGAGIIVNGQVFLGFNRNVGEIGHIQIDPLGEQCQCGNFGCLETVAANPAIIQRVKKLIAQGYESSLAKLDHITIQDVCNHALEGDELAQQSLVRVGNQLGKAIAITINLFNPQKIVIAGDITAAKDIVFPAIQRNVENQSLKTFHNQLPIVASQIDKQPTMGAFAMIKRAMLNGVLLQKLLGE, from the coding sequence ATGAATGGCGGACAGATAGGTAACGTAGACTTAGTAAAACAACTGAACAGCGCAGCTGTCTACAGATTGATTGATCAACAAGGACCTATCTCCCGCATACAAGTGGCAGATGTCAGTCAACTGGCACCTGCCAGTGTCACAAAAATCACCCGCCAACTCCTTGAGCGGGGATTGATCAAAGAGGTTGCACAACAAGCCTCCACAGGCGGTCGACGTGCAATCTCATTAACAACAGAGGTCAAACCCTTCCACTCTGTTGCTGTGCGTCTTGGTCGCGACTACGTGCAATTTTGCCTCTATGATTTAGGTGGCGCGGCACTAGCACAAGATCAGCACGATTTTCGTTACACCAATCAATCCGATCTGCAACAAGGTCTTACTGCTTTGCTGAAAGACTTTATTAGCCGTAGCCAAGATAAAATTGATCAACTTATCGCTATCGGCATTACGCTCCCAGGTCTCGTTAACCCGACAACCGGTGTGGTTGAGTACATGCCTAACACGGATATCGATAAACTCGCTTTAGGCGAAATCATTCGTGAAAAATTTGGCATTGAATGTTTCGTTGGCAACGACGTGCGTGGCATGGCATTAGCTGAACACTATTTTGGAGCCAGTCAGGACTGCCAAGACTCGATTCTCGTCAGTGTTCACCGCGGTACCGGTGCTGGTATCATCGTTAACGGACAAGTTTTCCTTGGCTTCAACCGCAACGTTGGTGAGATTGGCCATATTCAAATCGACCCTCTTGGTGAACAATGCCAATGTGGTAACTTCGGCTGCCTTGAGACCGTTGCAGCAAACCCAGCAATTATTCAGCGTGTGAAAAAACTGATCGCGCAAGGTTATGAGTCATCACTAGCAAAACTGGACCACATTACCATCCAGGACGTCTGTAACCACGCTCTAGAAGGCGATGAACTGGCGCAACAAAGCTTAGTTCGAGTGGGCAATCAGTTAGGCAAAGCGATTGCGATCACCATTAACTTGTTTAACCCACAAAAAATTGTCATCGCTGGTGATATTACTGCCGCGAAAGACATTGTTTTCCCTGCGATTCAACGTAATGTCGAAAACCAATCACTAAAAACCTTCCATAATCAACTGCCTATTGTCGCATCGCAGATCGATAAACAACCAACGATGGGCGCGTTTGCCATGATTAAACGCGCTATGCTTAATGGCGTTTTGTTACAAAAGTTGTTGGGTGAATAA
- the nagA gene encoding N-acetylglucosamine-6-phosphate deacetylase encodes MYALTNCKIYTGSDVLSEHALIIENDLIQSIVPAADLPSGIEVKDLAGANVSPGFIDLQLNGCGGVMLNDEITAETMQIMHKANLKSGCTSFLPTLITSSDEDMRAAISAAREYHAQYQNQSLGLHLEGPYLNVMKKGIHSVDYIRPSDTSMVDFICENADVVAKVTLAPELNDPEHIEKLRNAGIVVSIGHTNATYAEARKGFEAGITFATHLFNAMTPMVGREPGVVGAIYDTPDVYAGIIADGFHVDYANIRIAHKIKGEKLVLVTDATAPAGANMDYFIFVGKKVYYRDGKCVDENGTLGGSALTMIEAVQNTVEHVGIALDEALRMATLYPAKAIGVDAQLGRIKKGYIANLTIFDRDFNVKATVVNGQYEQN; translated from the coding sequence ATGTACGCGCTAACTAACTGTAAAATCTATACAGGAAGTGATGTTCTCTCTGAGCACGCTCTCATCATCGAAAATGATTTGATCCAATCGATCGTACCAGCAGCGGATCTACCCTCTGGAATTGAAGTCAAAGACCTCGCAGGCGCTAACGTTAGTCCAGGTTTCATCGATCTACAGTTGAATGGCTGCGGCGGTGTGATGCTGAATGACGAAATCACAGCAGAAACGATGCAAATCATGCACAAGGCGAACTTAAAGTCCGGCTGTACCAGCTTTCTGCCAACGCTAATCACTTCATCAGATGAAGACATGCGCGCTGCCATTTCTGCCGCACGTGAATACCATGCCCAATATCAAAACCAATCACTTGGTTTACACCTTGAAGGTCCTTACCTTAATGTGATGAAAAAAGGCATTCACAGCGTGGATTACATTCGTCCTTCTGACACCAGCATGGTGGACTTTATTTGCGAAAACGCGGATGTCGTAGCCAAAGTGACTCTTGCTCCTGAGCTAAACGATCCTGAACACATTGAAAAACTGCGCAACGCGGGCATCGTTGTTTCTATCGGTCACACTAACGCCACTTACGCAGAGGCGCGTAAAGGCTTTGAAGCTGGCATCACCTTCGCCACGCACTTGTTCAATGCCATGACACCGATGGTTGGCCGTGAGCCCGGCGTGGTTGGTGCCATTTACGATACACCTGATGTGTATGCTGGCATCATTGCAGACGGTTTCCACGTTGACTATGCAAACATCAGAATTGCGCACAAGATCAAAGGCGAGAAGCTTGTATTAGTGACCGATGCCACAGCTCCTGCAGGCGCAAACATGGATTACTTTATTTTTGTTGGTAAGAAAGTATATTACCGAGATGGCAAATGTGTTGATGAAAATGGCACATTAGGCGGTTCAGCGTTGACGATGATCGAAGCGGTCCAGAATACGGTTGAACATGTCGGAATCGCTTTAGATGAAGCTCTACGAATGGCGACTCTCTACCCAGCAAAAGCAATTGGTGTAGACGCGCAGCTAGGTCGAATTAAGAAAGGTTACATTGCGAACCTGACGATTTTCGATCGAGACTTCAATGTTAAAGCGACGGTTGTTAACGGACAATACGAGCAAAATTAA